In Leptospira terpstrae serovar Hualin str. LT 11-33 = ATCC 700639, a single window of DNA contains:
- a CDS encoding HigA family addiction module antitoxin: protein MKNNRIPTPTVAEILKEEFLEPMQITPYKLSKELHVSTSTILDILHGKRKITVDMSLRLSKFFGMSEKFWINLQTDLDIREKKEKLKSKLDSIKTLKLSA, encoded by the coding sequence ATGAAAAATAACAGAATCCCGACTCCAACTGTCGCTGAAATTTTGAAAGAAGAATTTCTTGAACCTATGCAAATCACTCCTTATAAATTATCGAAGGAACTTCACGTATCTACTTCAACAATTTTAGATATTTTACATGGGAAGAGAAAAATAACAGTAGATATGTCATTAAGATTATCTAAGTTTTTTGGTATGTCTGAAAAATTTTGGATAAATTTACAAACTGATCTTGATATTAGAGAGAAAAAAGAAAAATTAAAGAGTAAATTAGACTCTATAAAAACTCTTAAACTATCTGCCTAA
- a CDS encoding type II toxin-antitoxin system RelE/ParE family toxin: MILSFGDKETEKIFNQNFSKRIPPEIQKKALTKLILIDNAEKEDDLKSPPSNRLESLKGDLNGFYSIRINDQWRIIFKFDQGNCNQVSIIDYH, from the coding sequence GTGATTCTTTCTTTCGGAGACAAAGAAACAGAAAAGATATTTAACCAAAACTTTTCAAAAAGGATTCCACCGGAAATTCAAAAGAAAGCTCTTACTAAACTAATTTTAATAGATAACGCAGAGAAAGAGGATGATTTGAAATCTCCTCCTTCTAACAGATTAGAAAGCTTAAAAGGCGATTTGAATGGTTTTTATTCTATTAGAATCAATGATCAGTGGCGTATCATTTTTAAATTTGATCAAGGAAACTGTAATCAAGTATCTATTATTGATTATCATTAA
- a CDS encoding helix-turn-helix domain-containing protein produces MNIKPIKNQKDHLEALAEIEKLWDAKKNTPEYDKLDVLITLVDAYEAKHYPIDDPDPIEALKSVMDDMNMKSIDLGNLIGGRSRATEILNRKRKLTLEMIRKINQNLGIPTDILVKEYKVKTPKTGRKRTPSVA; encoded by the coding sequence ATGAACATTAAACCTATCAAAAATCAAAAAGATCACTTAGAAGCTCTTGCTGAGATTGAGAAACTTTGGGATGCGAAGAAAAATACTCCCGAATACGATAAATTAGATGTTTTAATTACCTTAGTTGATGCCTACGAAGCTAAACACTACCCTATTGATGATCCGGATCCTATTGAAGCTTTAAAATCCGTTATGGATGACATGAATATGAAAAGTATTGATTTAGGAAATTTAATTGGCGGGCGAAGTCGTGCCACTGAAATCTTAAATCGGAAAAGAAAGCTTACTTTGGAAATGATAAGAAAGATTAATCAAAATCTAGGAATTCCAACTGATATTCTTGTAAAAGAATATAAAGTCAAAACACCAAAGACAGGAAGAAAAAGAACGCCGTCCGTGGCGTAA
- a CDS encoding type II toxin-antitoxin system HigB family toxin produces MRVISRKILKDFYSIPKYSDSKIPIEVWFKDTSKANWKSPSDIKEKYRNASFLKDNRIVFNIHGNKYRLIVKIHYNLQTVFIRFIGTHEQYDKINAEVI; encoded by the coding sequence GTGAGGGTTATTTCGAGAAAAATTTTAAAAGATTTTTACTCTATTCCTAAATACTCTGACTCTAAAATCCCTATTGAAGTTTGGTTTAAAGACACTTCCAAAGCTAACTGGAAATCTCCTTCTGATATCAAAGAAAAATACAGAAATGCTAGTTTCCTTAAAGATAATAGAATCGTTTTCAATATACATGGGAATAAATACAGATTAATTGTTAAGATTCATTACAATTTACAGACTGTTTTCATTAGATTTATTGGTACACATGAACAATATGATAAAATCAATGCTGAGGTGATTTAA
- a CDS encoding nuclear transport factor 2 family protein produces MKEEDKITIIANQLIAYNEKNIDRFISYWDENAKVYLQPDNLIADGIEEIRNRHIERFKEKDLFAKLISRYVIDNKVVDIEIVTRNFPEGKGFVDVLAIYELKNFKIMNAWFMIGKPKIVNL; encoded by the coding sequence ATGAAAGAAGAAGACAAAATTACAATCATAGCAAATCAACTAATTGCTTATAATGAAAAAAACATAGATAGATTTATTTCTTATTGGGATGAAAATGCAAAAGTATACTTACAACCCGATAACTTAATCGCCGATGGAATTGAAGAGATTAGAAATAGACATATTGAAAGATTCAAAGAAAAAGATCTGTTTGCAAAATTGATCTCAAGATATGTAATCGACAACAAAGTTGTAGATATTGAAATCGTAACACGAAATTTTCCTGAAGGAAAAGGTTTCGTTGATGTTCTTGCTATTTATGAACTAAAAAACTTTAAAATTATGAATGCTTGGTTTATGATCGGAAAACCAAAAATTGTAAATCTTTAG